A segment of the bacterium genome:
TCCAGGGCCCGCAGGAGCTTCGCCTGGGACTCCAAGGGGATCTCCCCCACCTCATCGAGGAAAAGGGTCCCGCCGTCGGCCGCCTGGAACAGGCCTTCCCGGTTCTCGTGGGCTCCGGTGAAAGCTCCCTTGCGCACGCCGAAAAGCTCGGCCTCGAAGAGGGTCGCGGGAAGGGCGCCCGCGTTGACCTGGACCAAGGGCCCCTTGGCGCGGGGGGAGGCCTCATGAAGGGCCTTGGCCGCCAGTTCCTTGCCCACACCCGACTCCCCGGTCAGGAGGACCGGGGCGCTGCTTTGGGCGAACTTCCGGACCGTTTGCAGGACCTGGTCGATGGCCCGGGAATGGCCGATCATGGGCCCGGCCTTACCGGCGATCTCCTTGCGGAGCCTCTCGTTCTCGGCCAGCAGCCTTTGCTTGTTCAGGGATTTCCAGACCGCGACTTCCAGGTCCTCGGGGTTGAAGGGCTTGGAGAGGTAATCCTCGGCCCCCTTTTTGATGACCTGGACGATGTTGCGGGTATTGCCGTAACCGGATATCACCACCACCGGAAGGTTGGAATGGGCCTTCTTGACCTTCTCCAAAAGGGCTTCCCCGTCCATGCCGGGAAGCCGCAGGTCCGTGATCAAAAGGTCGAACGCCTCGGCCCCCAGGAGACCCAGGGCGCTCTCCGCGTCCCCGACCAGGACGGCCTGATGCCCTTGCCGCCCCAACATGGTCTCCAGGAGCCTTCCGACCCCCTTTTCGTCCTCCACCACCAGGATCCGCGCGGGCTTGCTCATTTTTTTCCTTTGGAAGAAAGATCCACCGGCCATTCCAACACCATTCTAAGGCCCCGGGGCTTCCGGTTCCTTGCCAGGACCGTTCCCCGATGTTCCCGGAGGATGGCCTGGACCATGGCGAGCCCCAACCCGGTCCCTTGGGCCTTGGTCGTAAAGAAGGGCTTGAAGAGGTTCCGGAGCTGCCGCGGGGGGATCCCGGGACCTTGGTCCGTGAGGACCAGCCGGTTGAACCCCCCTTCCCTCCGGAGTTCCACCTGGACGATACCGCCTTGGGCCATCGCCTCGCGGGAATTCTTCAGGAGGTTCAAAAGGACCTGGGCGAACCGGTCCGGGTCCACCCGGACCCGGAATCGGTCCGGCTGAAGCCTCAGTTCGAAGGGAACGCCCCTCTCCGGGAGCCGGTCCCAGGTCTCCCGCACCATCCCGGCCAGGTCGCAGTCCCGGGGCGTGATCCGCCGGGGCTTGGCGATGTCCAGGAGGTCGCCCAGGAGGCGCCGGCACCTTTCCGCTTCCTTCCCGATCTCCCGGATCCACCAATCCTTCTTCCTTTTCCCGGACCGCAGGGCCATCCGGACACCGCCCAGGATGACCGTCAGGGGATTGTTGAGCTCGTGGGCGAGCCCCGCGGACCACTGTCCCACGGTGGCCAGGCGTTCGGACTCGGCGGCCTTTCGCTCCGCCTTCAAGGTCCTCAGGTAGGCCCTTTCCTTTTCCCGGTCCTGGGAGCGGATGGTCCCCATCATCCGGAAGAGGGCCTGTTTCAGGAGCCCGATCTCGTCGTTCGCCGCGGCTTTCATCGCGGACCCGCGGAAGGTCTCCAGGGTCCGGAACCCTTCCGCTTCCCGGGCCAGGTTCAGGATCGGGTCCACGAATCTTTCCGCCAACACGATCGAAAGGAAGGCGCTGGCCGCCATGGCGAGGATCACGAAGAAGGTGGTCCCCCACAGCATCCGGGTGGCCGATTCATAGCATTCGGAAGCGGGTTGCCGGACGATCACGCCCCAATCCGAGGTCTTGACCGGGGAAAAGGCGGCGACCACCTCCTCGCCATCCTGGTTCCTGAATTGGATGGAACCCTCCTTTTGGGTCTGGAAGGCCTTGACCGCCGGGTTGCCGCTCAGGTCCCGGAGCCATTTGGCCCGGTCCGGATGCAGGATGGCGATCCCCTCGTGGTTCACCAGGTAGGCGTAGCCGGACCTTCCGATCCTCGCCGTGTCCATGTTGCCGATGACGTGGTTGGGAAGGTGCATGACCCCCACCAGCACCCCCTGGAGTTCCCCTTGGCGGAAGACCGGGGCGCTGATCCCGATCTCCAGGTGGCCGGAAGCCGCCGTATAGACCTCCACCAGCACCGAATGCTCCAGTTGTCCCGAACGCTCCAGCGTCTGCCGCACGAAACGGTCCGGGGGATATTCGGCGGAGGAGACGCCCGAGATGCTCTTGGCCCAGAGCGAGCCGTCGCGGTCATACCAAAGGAGCGCGTCCACATATTCGGTCGTGGAGGTGATGAGGGTCATTTCCCGGATGATATAGGCCTTGTCCCGGGCCAGGGTCCGGGGGTCCTTGGCGAAGACCGAGATGGTCTGCAGGGCGGTGGAAAGCCCCTGGTCCACCTCCCAGGCCAAGGTGCGGGCCAAGGCCCTTTGGGACTGCTGGACCTGTCCACGCAGGGCCTCATAGGAGCTCCAGACCAGGTAACTGCCCAAAAGGCCGGTAGTGGAAAGGGTCAGGAGCGCCGCCCAAAGGGCGGTGCGGGTCTTGAGGCTCATGAAGGCCATGGGATCCCTTTCGGCCGGCCGGGAACGGGAAGGATCAACGGTCCTTCGGGGCGGGTTCACCGATGCCCAGGAGGCGCTCGATCTCCGTCCGTTCGATCTTGTGGATGTTATGGGAGAAGGCGCCATCCTTGTTGCCGATCAGCAGGCGGTCGTTCTTCAGGAGGTAAAGGTGGAAGAGGACCTTGTCGCCCTTGTAGAAATGAACCAGGACCTGCACGCCGGGCGGCGTGACCATGAGCTTTTCCCATCCGGTGCGCCGTTGATGGATAAAATCGTAGATCTTGCCTATCTTGGCCTTCTCCTCCACGTAGCTGACCTGCTGGGCCTTTTGCTCGAAATCGTTCTGGCGGACCTCGATGCGGGTGATGGAATCCACATCCGGCAGGTAGATGTCCTTGTTGAACAGGGAAAACCAGGCCACGGTCCCGATCACGGCCACCGCGATCAACAGGCCCAGGCCCCAACCCGTTTTTCTCATCATGGAACGTGCTTTCCTTAAGACCGATCTTTCCATCCGTCCGGCCCCATTCTATTCAGCCGGACGGGGGCCCCCAACCCCTATAAAAAAGGGGCAGGGCCTTGGGCCCCGCCCCTTCCGTCACCTTCAGCGTTCCGTCACTTCTTCTGGACCAGGTCCATCCCGCAATCCGGGCACTTCCCGGCCTTATCGTAGGAACCGCCGCACATGGGACAGGTCCAAACGACCTTTTGGGCATCCTGGCCCACCGGGGCTTTGGCCTCTTTTTTGACCTTCGCCTTCTTCGCGGGGGCCGGTTTTTGCTTCACCAGGTCCATGCCGCACTTGGGGCATTTCCCATCGGCCGTCTTGGGTCCGCTGTAATCCCCCATGGGGCAGGCCCAGGTCTCGGCCGCCGTCTTCTTGGCTTTCTTCGCCTTATGGGCATGAGTGGTCTTCTGAGCGGGGACGCTGGGGGTCGAGGACGGAGCCTCGTCCGCCCGGGCCAGCGTCACCCCGAGGGCAAAAATGGACAGCAAAGCAAGGACTGCGATCGTTCGTTTCATGGCTTCTCCTTTTCCTTTTCCGGGCGACAGGGGCCCCAAACTAACCCAAACAGGGCCCCGAATCCATCCCCGCTTCCAACGATAGAATAAATTCCCTTGGGAAAAACGGTTACATCCCTTACCCCAAGTTCCGGATCCAACGCCAAAGACCCCTTCCCTTCCGGGCCGACAGCTCCGTGTTCCATTTCCAGGCCGTGAAAAGGACCGGATAGACCAGGAGCTCCAGGATGAAGGAGGTCGCCACGCCCCCCACCATGGGGGCGGCGATGCGCTTCATCACGTCGCTGCCCGCCCCCGTGGAAAAGAGGATGGGCACCAGCCCGAACCAGGCGGCACAGACCGTCATCAGCTTGGGCCTCAGGCGTTTCACCGCCCCCTCCATCACGGCTTCCCGGAGGTCCTTTTCGTCCCGCATCCTCCCTTTCGCCCTCCTTCCCTCATAGGCCATCTTCAGGTAAAGCAGCATGACCACGCCCGTTTCGGCGTCCAGCCCGGCGAGCGCGATCATGCCCACCCAGACCGCCACCGAAGTGTTGTAATGCAGGGCCCAGAGCAGCCACACCGCCCCCACCAGCGAGAAGGGGACGGCCATGAGCACCAGGAACGTTTCGGTGAAGGATCCGGTGTTGAAATAGATGAGCAGGAAGACGAGCAGGAGCGCCAAGGGCACCATGATGAGGAGCCGCTTGTCGGCCCTTTCCTTGTATTCGTATTGCCCGCTCCAGGCCAGGCGGGTCCCCTCGGGAAGCTTCACCTGGTCGCGGATCAGGGCCTTGGCCCACCCCACGTAGGTACCCGGGTCCACCCCCTCGGTGTCCACGTAGACGTAGCCGGCCAGGAGGCCGTTCTCGTCCCGGATCATGCCAGGCCCCAGGGTCAAGGAGACGTCCGCCAACTGCCCCAACTGCACCTTGGTCCCCGAGGGAGTGGTCACCAGCACCCGGCGCAGTTTCCCCACGTCATCGCGGTAGTCCCGGGCGTAGCGCACACTGACCGGATAACGTTCCCGGCCCTCGACCGTGGTGGTGACCCGGTCCCCCCCGATGGCCATCTCGATGAGCTCGTTCACGTCCTCGATCTTGAGCCCATAGCGGGCGACCTGGTCCCGCTTGGGGCGGATATCGACGTAATAGCCCCCCGTCACCCGCTCGGCATAGACACTGCGGGTGCCCTTGAGCCCGGCCAGGACCTTCTCGATGGAAAGCCCGGCCTTCTCGATGTCGGGCAGGCTCGTCCCCAGCACCTTGATGCCGATGGGGGTGCGTACCCCCGTGGTGAGCATGTTGATGCGGTTGATGATGGGCATGGTCATGGCGTTGGTCCAACCCGGGAATTGCAGGGCATCGTTCATCTCGGACAGCAATTGGTCCCGGGTCATCCCCTTGCGCCATTGGGACTCGGGCTTCAACAGGACGGTCGTCTCCACCATGGAAAGGGGGGCCGGGTCCAGGGGTGTTTCCGCCCGTCCCGCCTTGCCGAAGACCCGCTCCACCTCCGGGAAGGACTTGAGGACCCGGTCCTGGGACTGCAGGATCCGGGCCGCCTCCGTGACCGAGATCCCGGGCAGGGTGGTCGGCATGTAAAGGAGGGATCCCTCCCAAAGGTCGGGCATGAATTCGCTCCCCAGCCGGAGGAAAGGGAGGAGGGTCAAGGCCAGGATGATCCCGACCCCGGCCAGGACCTTGCCGCCGTTCTGAAGGGCCCATTGGGCGGGGCCCCGGTAGAAGCGTTCCAGGAAACGCCCGACCGGATGGTCCTTTTCGGGAAGGATCTTCCCTTT
Coding sequences within it:
- a CDS encoding sigma-54 dependent transcriptional regulator, which translates into the protein MSKPARILVVEDEKGVGRLLETMLGRQGHQAVLVGDAESALGLLGAEAFDLLITDLRLPGMDGEALLEKVKKAHSNLPVVVISGYGNTRNIVQVIKKGAEDYLSKPFNPEDLEVAVWKSLNKQRLLAENERLRKEIAGKAGPMIGHSRAIDQVLQTVRKFAQSSAPVLLTGESGVGKELAAKALHEASPRAKGPLVQVNAGALPATLFEAELFGVRKGAFTGAHENREGLFQAADGGTLFLDEVGEIPLESQAKLLRALETGEVRPVGDIKSRKVNVRIVAATNQDLEEMVRERRFRRDLYHRLSVLCLRIPPLRERREDIPALAEHFLAGFRRETGKDLRLLPDTMKWLLAQDWPGNVRELKNTLEQAALLTSDGAIRRTELLSLALPEEGKTAGGLFRTAKKAYVESFEKDYLHTLLSQTRGNVSEASRQAGMARRNFQALLKKYRFSPAQFKK
- a CDS encoding ATP-binding protein; its protein translation is MAFMSLKTRTALWAALLTLSTTGLLGSYLVWSSYEALRGQVQQSQRALARTLAWEVDQGLSTALQTISVFAKDPRTLARDKAYIIREMTLITSTTEYVDALLWYDRDGSLWAKSISGVSSAEYPPDRFVRQTLERSGQLEHSVLVEVYTAASGHLEIGISAPVFRQGELQGVLVGVMHLPNHVIGNMDTARIGRSGYAYLVNHEGIAILHPDRAKWLRDLSGNPAVKAFQTQKEGSIQFRNQDGEEVVAAFSPVKTSDWGVIVRQPASECYESATRMLWGTTFFVILAMAASAFLSIVLAERFVDPILNLAREAEGFRTLETFRGSAMKAAANDEIGLLKQALFRMMGTIRSQDREKERAYLRTLKAERKAAESERLATVGQWSAGLAHELNNPLTVILGGVRMALRSGKRKKDWWIREIGKEAERCRRLLGDLLDIAKPRRITPRDCDLAGMVRETWDRLPERGVPFELRLQPDRFRVRVDPDRFAQVLLNLLKNSREAMAQGGIVQVELRREGGFNRLVLTDQGPGIPPRQLRNLFKPFFTTKAQGTGLGLAMVQAILREHRGTVLARNRKPRGLRMVLEWPVDLSSKGKK
- a CDS encoding heavy metal-binding domain-containing protein: MKRTIAVLALLSIFALGVTLARADEAPSSTPSVPAQKTTHAHKAKKAKKTAAETWACPMGDYSGPKTADGKCPKCGMDLVKQKPAPAKKAKVKKEAKAPVGQDAQKVVWTCPMCGGSYDKAGKCPDCGMDLVQKK
- a CDS encoding CusA/CzcA family heavy metal efflux RND transporter, which gives rise to MIRRLIDWCGRNRFLVSLAVAAIAAWGIWSVKNIPLDAIPDISDTQVVVYAQWMKSPDILEDQVAYPIVRALLGAPRVKSIRASSDFGYSYIYVLFEDGTDVYWARSRVLEYLSKIQGTLPPGVKVEMGPDASGVGWVYQYALVDRSGRHTLSELKSYQDWNLRYQLQSLPGVAEVSTVGGETKQYQVEVNPNALAAYDLAFSQVLSAVRDSNRDVGGRLLELNGAEYMIRGLGYLKSVKDLENVAVGRDRQGTPILVRDVARVELGPEVRRGVAELDGQGEVVGGIVTARYGENALKVIERVKQRIEELKPSLPPGVELVPVYDRSELIDRSIDTLTHELLKLALAVSLVCLIFLWHFRSALVIILTLPLAILMSFIAMRYMGVSSNIMSLGGIAIAIGAMVDASIIMVENAVKRLEEWEADRGRNPSTRSARSGLSRTEVIIGAAQEVGPALFNTLLVITAGFLPVFALQGQEGKLFSPLAYTKTFSMFFAAFLAVTVTPFLMTLSLKGKILPEKDHPVGRFLERFYRGPAQWALQNGGKVLAGVGIILALTLLPFLRLGSEFMPDLWEGSLLYMPTTLPGISVTEAARILQSQDRVLKSFPEVERVFGKAGRAETPLDPAPLSMVETTVLLKPESQWRKGMTRDQLLSEMNDALQFPGWTNAMTMPIINRINMLTTGVRTPIGIKVLGTSLPDIEKAGLSIEKVLAGLKGTRSVYAERVTGGYYVDIRPKRDQVARYGLKIEDVNELIEMAIGGDRVTTTVEGRERYPVSVRYARDYRDDVGKLRRVLVTTPSGTKVQLGQLADVSLTLGPGMIRDENGLLAGYVYVDTEGVDPGTYVGWAKALIRDQVKLPEGTRLAWSGQYEYKERADKRLLIMVPLALLLVFLLIYFNTGSFTETFLVLMAVPFSLVGAVWLLWALHYNTSVAVWVGMIALAGLDAETGVVMLLYLKMAYEGRRAKGRMRDEKDLREAVMEGAVKRLRPKLMTVCAAWFGLVPILFSTGAGSDVMKRIAAPMVGGVATSFILELLVYPVLFTAWKWNTELSARKGRGLWRWIRNLG